One Leptospira wolbachii serovar Codice str. CDC genomic region harbors:
- a CDS encoding ankyrin repeat domain-containing protein — MKHNQITLSLFLLLISFGSSFAQENLAETTSATVVVPDMVQILSKGNLKEFETAITNGGDINASDESGKTLLVLAVEKNKPKHFEILLNQGADLNKRDLSGKTLLHYVVTSRFTNQIKTIVDKGADLNAYDADGNTALHVAILKANLAVQKLLVESKADVNLRNNPRKSPLYLAFEKSKIDSITYLLQNGADINLPDLTGRTPVFVSIDQKNLKLLNLSLDSNGNPNTEDTKSIRPIVFAIERGFTQGLEVLLNRGADVNAKTADGESLLFYAVEKKNLTAVNLLLKKGLNVDSKNLQNKTLFELALQKNDSNLLKLVLDAGANPNQTLSTNKNPLEESIESSKWAVAEILIQKNADLTIPNPSGYLPIHLASRKSGLKIVEELVKKNVPVDVLNQKTNETSLSLALENKQLSIAKFLLSKKANPNQKQKDGASLIFSTIERKDAEAFKLLATAGADLQSLNEEGENLITIVCKLDIDKKEQKFADETIKLLITKGVNPNTKNKRGLSALHIALNRNRIDTMSQLITLGADPNLTDNNGLTVLHKAIQKFLSSKDNTQSESYKKLVLFLVERRANMNQQDKLGKTILSELAIQFDPGKSDSILELARVFVLNGGDSKIEDKTGKSPLEYAEDKKVPELIEIYRGL; from the coding sequence ATGAAACATAATCAAATTACTTTAAGTTTATTCCTTCTACTCATTTCTTTTGGTAGCAGTTTTGCACAAGAAAACTTAGCCGAAACTACATCGGCCACTGTTGTGGTTCCCGACATGGTCCAAATTCTATCCAAAGGGAATCTAAAGGAATTTGAAACAGCCATCACCAATGGTGGTGACATCAATGCAAGCGATGAATCGGGAAAAACCCTCCTTGTTCTAGCAGTGGAAAAAAACAAACCCAAACATTTTGAGATTTTACTGAACCAAGGTGCTGACCTCAACAAAAGAGATTTATCCGGCAAAACGTTGTTACACTATGTAGTCACATCCCGTTTCACAAATCAGATTAAAACCATTGTGGATAAAGGTGCTGACCTCAATGCCTACGATGCGGATGGAAACACCGCACTACACGTAGCCATTCTGAAAGCGAATCTCGCCGTACAGAAGTTACTTGTTGAAAGCAAAGCCGATGTAAATTTGAGGAACAATCCAAGAAAATCCCCCCTTTACTTAGCATTTGAAAAATCAAAAATAGACTCCATCACCTATCTTCTTCAAAATGGAGCAGACATCAATCTTCCCGACTTAACGGGTCGAACTCCAGTTTTTGTTTCCATAGACCAAAAGAATTTAAAACTTTTAAACTTAAGTTTGGATTCCAATGGAAATCCCAATACAGAAGATACTAAGTCCATTCGTCCGATTGTTTTTGCCATCGAAAGAGGGTTTACGCAAGGATTAGAAGTTCTTTTGAACCGCGGGGCCGATGTAAACGCCAAAACTGCAGACGGGGAATCCTTACTTTTTTATGCTGTAGAAAAAAAGAACCTAACGGCCGTAAATTTACTTTTAAAAAAAGGGCTTAATGTAGATTCCAAAAACTTACAGAACAAAACGCTATTTGAACTCGCTTTACAAAAAAATGATTCTAATCTTTTAAAACTCGTTTTGGATGCGGGGGCCAACCCCAACCAAACACTATCCACAAATAAAAATCCACTTGAAGAATCCATTGAATCCTCCAAGTGGGCGGTCGCTGAAATCCTAATCCAAAAAAATGCAGATTTAACGATACCGAATCCATCCGGATACCTTCCCATTCATTTAGCTTCCCGGAAATCTGGACTTAAGATCGTAGAAGAGTTGGTGAAAAAAAATGTCCCTGTGGATGTCTTAAACCAAAAAACCAATGAAACATCACTTTCATTAGCTTTAGAGAACAAACAACTTTCCATTGCAAAATTTCTTTTATCAAAAAAAGCCAACCCCAACCAGAAACAAAAAGATGGGGCCAGTTTGATTTTTTCAACCATTGAAAGAAAGGATGCAGAAGCATTTAAACTTTTGGCTACAGCAGGTGCCGATCTCCAATCCTTAAACGAGGAAGGAGAAAACCTAATCACCATAGTTTGTAAATTGGATATTGATAAAAAAGAACAAAAGTTTGCAGATGAAACGATTAAACTTTTGATTACGAAAGGTGTGAACCCTAATACAAAAAACAAACGTGGATTAAGTGCTCTTCATATTGCACTTAATCGAAATCGTATCGATACCATGTCGCAACTCATTACATTGGGTGCAGATCCCAACCTAACAGATAACAACGGCCTCACTGTTTTACACAAAGCAATTCAAAAGTTTTTATCTTCAAAAGACAATACCCAATCAGAAAGTTATAAGAAATTAGTACTATTCCTAGTGGAAAGAAGAGCGAACATGAACCAACAGGATAAACTAGGGAAAACTATACTTTCCGAACTGGCAATCCAGTTTGATCCTGGTAAAAGTGATTCCATTTTGGAATTGGCTAGGGTTTTCGTTTTAAATGGCGGAGATTCTAAAATAGAAGATAAAACAGGAAAATCGCCTTTGGAATATGCGGAGGATAAGAAAGTACCTGAACTGATTGAGATTTACCGCGGCCTTTAA
- a CDS encoding Crp/Fnr family transcriptional regulator: MSIPKKDNRINIFDFVNTVPTKTFKRGEIIVREGEPSNEKMYFILSGSLSVGMGAPDQGNFHEVRKLSTGEFFGEIALISSHPRAMTVFIDSDRAQLGILDKQNLTRIANSNPMFVYALLQTYVERLIEAEQKLKDLTESSDGT, encoded by the coding sequence ATGTCCATTCCTAAAAAAGATAATCGAATCAACATTTTTGACTTCGTTAACACTGTCCCTACAAAGACGTTCAAACGAGGAGAAATCATAGTAAGGGAAGGAGAACCGTCTAACGAGAAGATGTATTTCATCCTTAGTGGTTCTCTTTCTGTAGGAATGGGTGCACCCGATCAGGGAAATTTTCATGAAGTGCGTAAACTTTCCACAGGCGAATTTTTTGGAGAGATTGCACTTATCTCAAGCCACCCAAGAGCGATGACAGTTTTTATAGATTCAGACCGAGCACAACTTGGCATCTTAGATAAACAAAATTTAACACGTATCGCAAATTCAAATCCCATGTTTGTTTATGCATTGTTACAAACTTACGTTGAACGTTTGATAGAAGCAGAACAAAAACTAAAAGATCTAACGGAGTCAAGTGATGGGACTTAA
- a CDS encoding Crp/Fnr family transcriptional regulator yields the protein MGLKESLAKLSMINIKRGEVLFKEGVPSNGAMFFLFEGQLDIYKQIDGKHVKLRSILPGEFFGEMAIINNSPRAASIVVVSESAKLGIINRTTFGQMSQESPEFLFLLLKKVIERLYETDGKIRAIKRKQDEDTMIAKIIPTSGGSAERDGSTIPSDPFSDNATPIGE from the coding sequence ATGGGACTTAAAGAATCTCTCGCAAAACTTAGTATGATCAATATCAAACGGGGAGAAGTTCTCTTTAAAGAGGGTGTACCTTCCAACGGAGCTATGTTTTTCTTATTTGAAGGACAGTTAGATATTTATAAACAAATCGATGGCAAACATGTCAAACTGAGAAGTATTCTTCCTGGTGAGTTTTTTGGCGAAATGGCCATTATCAACAATAGCCCGAGAGCAGCATCCATCGTAGTAGTATCCGAATCAGCAAAACTGGGAATCATCAATCGGACAACTTTCGGACAGATGAGCCAAGAAAGTCCAGAGTTTCTATTTCTATTACTTAAAAAAGTAATAGAACGACTTTATGAAACTGATGGAAAAATTCGTGCCATCAAACGAAAGCAAGACGAAGATACAATGATAGCGAAAATAATCCCGACTTCTGGTGGAAGTGCAGAACGCGATGGATCAACAATACCCAGTGATCCATTTTCCGATAATGCAACACCCATCGGAGAGTGA
- a CDS encoding SDR family oxidoreductase, giving the protein MNQPKVALVTGASRGIGLSISRMLVGVGYKVYGISRNPENCNYKNELFHLIACDLSNAKQLDQLLDRIPEKKEISLLIHNAGIAYFSPVEELSSEKIREMINLHITAPMLLTSQLTRFLKQNQGRIVFIGSVAGKEISPWGNVYASLKAGIHHYARELFAELRKFGVKVHLIIPDITKTDFYNNLNFEPDEDPKSYLLPDQIAEVIEELVVGDRSWMIPEIQISPELFKLKRKKQN; this is encoded by the coding sequence GTGAATCAGCCAAAAGTTGCTTTGGTTACTGGAGCTTCTCGAGGGATCGGTCTTTCTATCTCACGAATGTTAGTTGGTGTGGGTTACAAAGTCTATGGTATCTCAAGAAATCCGGAGAACTGTAATTATAAAAATGAATTGTTTCATTTGATTGCTTGCGACCTTTCCAATGCAAAACAATTGGATCAGCTGCTTGATCGTATTCCTGAAAAAAAAGAAATTAGTTTATTAATACATAATGCCGGGATTGCTTATTTTTCTCCGGTAGAAGAGCTATCTTCAGAAAAAATCCGTGAGATGATTAACCTCCACATAACAGCACCTATGTTGTTGACCAGTCAATTGACTAGATTTTTGAAACAAAACCAAGGCCGTATTGTGTTTATTGGTTCTGTGGCTGGTAAAGAAATTTCGCCTTGGGGGAATGTCTATGCATCTCTGAAAGCAGGAATTCATCATTATGCTCGGGAGTTATTTGCAGAGTTACGAAAGTTTGGTGTAAAAGTACATTTGATCATTCCTGATATAACAAAAACTGATTTTTATAACAACTTAAACTTTGAACCTGACGAGGATCCAAAGTCTTATTTATTGCCGGATCAAATTGCAGAAGTGATTGAAGAGTTAGTTGTTGGGGATCGGAGTTGGATGATCCCAGAAATTCAAATTTCGCCAGAGCTTTTTAAGTTAAAACGTAAAAAACAAAATTAG
- a CDS encoding alpha/beta hydrolase family esterase: MRIFYIIMISCLVFSCMGLNRKLLSNEKLDSIDIQNHKRTYIVHYPKKWDGSAIPLLVALHGRFGSGSTMIKQTKLDLLADAKGFIVVFPDGYKRSWADGRGNTPADESQINDIVFIESMVKRLIAEGSVNPKQVFLVGHSNGGFMAQRLAAEKPDLWKGVVSVAAQISVFTLKRKLALKSNPVSVGIIAGTDDPLVPYSGGYVRDGGEILSVEDSIQRWKEWNVCSTSVEKKTQIFKEDLTDIHIDFYRYESCAENTKVGLIQLNGLGHSWPGETPMIPFIDQGKTTKVLDGSKLVWDFMESL; the protein is encoded by the coding sequence ATGAGAATCTTCTATATAATTATGATTTCCTGTTTGGTTTTTTCTTGTATGGGGTTGAATCGGAAACTATTGTCGAATGAGAAGTTGGATTCCATAGACATTCAAAACCATAAACGGACATACATCGTTCATTATCCAAAAAAATGGGATGGCTCAGCTATACCTTTATTAGTTGCGTTACATGGTAGGTTTGGGTCGGGTTCAACTATGATCAAACAAACTAAGTTGGATCTTTTAGCTGATGCAAAGGGTTTCATTGTCGTATTTCCTGATGGTTATAAAAGAAGTTGGGCCGATGGAAGAGGAAATACTCCAGCAGATGAAAGCCAAATCAACGACATCGTTTTCATTGAATCAATGGTAAAACGATTGATTGCAGAAGGTTCTGTCAATCCTAAACAAGTATTTTTAGTTGGCCATTCCAATGGTGGATTTATGGCTCAAAGATTGGCTGCGGAAAAACCTGATTTATGGAAAGGTGTTGTAAGTGTAGCTGCGCAAATTTCAGTTTTTACTCTTAAAAGGAAATTGGCATTAAAATCGAACCCCGTTTCCGTTGGGATCATTGCCGGAACGGATGATCCCCTTGTTCCGTATAGCGGTGGCTACGTGAGAGATGGAGGTGAAATTCTATCTGTAGAAGATTCTATTCAACGATGGAAAGAGTGGAACGTTTGCAGCACCTCGGTTGAAAAAAAAACGCAAATATTTAAAGAGGATCTTACTGATATACATATAGATTTTTATCGGTATGAATCTTGTGCTGAAAATACCAAGGTTGGTTTGATTCAACTCAATGGACTTGGTCATAGTTGGCCTGGAGAAACGCCGATGATTCCTTTTATTGACCAAGGAAAAACTACAAAAGTGTTGGATGGTTCCAAACTTGTTTGGGACTTTATGGAAAGTTTGTGA
- a CDS encoding DNA alkylation repair protein yields MEPLKEMYSREWVLGLGGHLSRVDSKINPLEFQKQVFASPWKEMELKERINRLSDVLVQYWQGPISQIYPNLIKLIESLRGDGISDFNFPYIFLNDIVTKSGLDEFETSMKVLEKVTVFSSAEFAIRFFYKHHFDKTLKQMHHWSKHKEPMVRRLASEGSRPMLPWGMGIPEIKKNPEIHLSILETLWNDKDEIVRRSAANHLNDISKLNPDIVLAFCKTKFGRSQELDKNLKHALRTLLKKGNTKALGFFSYDTKWKPEKIKFSVLNKEIKIGSSLEFTISFNQTPKDKTKIRLEYKIGFLLSNGSYGYKVFQLGEKLLLPNDKITISKKHSFAPITTRVYYPGTHTISIILNGNEYKSQKFELKRG; encoded by the coding sequence ATGGAACCTTTGAAAGAAATGTATTCTCGGGAATGGGTTCTCGGGTTGGGTGGTCACTTAAGTCGGGTTGATTCCAAAATCAATCCTTTGGAATTTCAAAAACAGGTATTTGCCTCTCCATGGAAAGAAATGGAATTGAAGGAGAGGATCAATCGTCTTTCTGATGTTTTGGTTCAATATTGGCAAGGTCCTATCTCTCAAATTTATCCTAACTTAATCAAATTAATAGAATCACTTCGTGGTGATGGAATCTCTGATTTTAATTTCCCATACATTTTTCTGAATGATATTGTCACCAAATCTGGATTAGATGAATTTGAAACGTCCATGAAGGTATTGGAAAAAGTTACAGTATTTTCTAGTGCAGAGTTTGCAATTCGATTTTTTTATAAACATCATTTTGATAAAACTCTAAAACAAATGCATCATTGGTCAAAACACAAAGAGCCAATGGTTAGAAGGTTAGCAAGCGAAGGCAGTCGCCCCATGTTACCTTGGGGTATGGGAATTCCTGAAATTAAAAAAAATCCAGAAATTCATTTATCTATATTAGAAACACTTTGGAATGATAAAGATGAAATTGTTAGAAGAAGTGCTGCCAATCATTTGAATGATATCTCCAAATTAAATCCTGATATTGTATTAGCGTTTTGTAAAACCAAGTTTGGCAGATCACAAGAGTTAGATAAAAACTTAAAACATGCGTTACGAACCCTTTTGAAAAAAGGAAATACCAAAGCTTTGGGTTTCTTTTCGTATGATACAAAATGGAAACCAGAGAAAATTAAGTTTTCTGTATTAAATAAGGAAATCAAAATTGGAAGTTCACTTGAGTTTACAATTTCATTCAACCAAACGCCTAAAGATAAAACTAAGATTAGGTTGGAATATAAAATCGGTTTTTTATTGTCCAATGGTTCCTATGGTTATAAAGTATTTCAGTTGGGTGAAAAGTTGTTGTTACCAAATGATAAAATTACAATTTCTAAAAAACATTCATTTGCTCCGATCACCACCAGGGTTTATTATCCAGGAACACATACAATATCCATTATACTCAATGGAAATGAGTATAAATCACAAAAGTTTGAATTAAAAAGAGGATAA
- a CDS encoding N-acyl homoserine lactonase family protein, translating to MKPLFPILVLVGLFSLFGCFGRAAVAYSKEVSPIQLQKPISGMRLEVFQTGRMVIDGWAVYTGGEGKISMDQPAYLISHPRYGLIAFEAGHHSAIATDPTEHLGWIHRMGLMPMEQDPGQDFRSQLIKLGKNPDSLRDILVSHFHPEHVGAVEEFPKARIVVDRREVKHGNESPNYNYVKNEYDGVLNWYQIDFSQTDKFGSFEGYYDLVGDGSIIILSTPGHTPGHISVLVNLESGPVLLTGDMAWTEYNIRSASIGLPFISSDGEAARRSLGQLLAFQSSNPAVLIVPGHDLNPLRRKAQKDIHIHPWVSVDKK from the coding sequence ATGAAACCATTATTTCCGATCTTAGTTTTGGTCGGTTTATTTTCCCTTTTTGGATGTTTTGGGCGGGCCGCAGTTGCCTATTCGAAGGAAGTATCTCCAATCCAATTACAAAAACCAATCTCAGGTATGAGACTGGAAGTCTTTCAAACGGGTCGTATGGTGATTGACGGTTGGGCCGTGTATACGGGAGGTGAGGGGAAAATCAGTATGGACCAACCTGCCTATTTGATCTCACATCCTAGGTATGGACTCATCGCATTTGAAGCGGGCCACCATTCAGCAATTGCAACTGATCCTACAGAACATCTGGGTTGGATCCATAGAATGGGTCTGATGCCTATGGAGCAAGACCCGGGTCAGGACTTTCGCAGCCAATTGATAAAGTTAGGCAAAAATCCAGACTCTCTACGAGATATTTTAGTCTCTCATTTTCATCCAGAACATGTAGGTGCAGTCGAAGAATTTCCTAAGGCGAGAATTGTGGTAGATCGTAGAGAAGTGAAACATGGAAATGAATCACCAAACTATAATTATGTGAAAAATGAATATGATGGTGTTCTAAACTGGTATCAAATTGATTTCTCTCAGACAGACAAATTTGGCTCTTTTGAAGGATATTATGATTTAGTGGGAGATGGATCCATAATCATACTTTCAACACCTGGTCATACACCTGGGCATATTTCTGTTTTAGTCAATTTAGAATCTGGACCTGTACTTCTTACTGGCGATATGGCATGGACAGAATATAACATTCGTTCTGCTTCCATTGGCCTTCCTTTTATTTCTTCTGATGGAGAAGCTGCAAGAAGATCACTCGGTCAATTATTAGCATTTCAGTCTTCAAACCCCGCAGTGCTCATTGTTCCTGGTCATGACTTGAATCCATTACGCAGAAAGGCCCAAAAGGATATCCATATTCATCCATGGGTCAGCGTGGATAAAAAATAA
- a CDS encoding MarR family winged helix-turn-helix transcriptional regulator encodes MDEILRQWEKENPSLSLRGMEVFGRLGQAALLASSVVETNLARFGLKLGEFDVLASLRRSGPPFRLNPTQLWQGMLLSSGAMTNRLDRLEVAGYIERLADPNDRRATLVSLTEKGLKLVEEAVLSHTQNENASIQDLTAEEINTLNSLLTKLKLSIEKSQRSNED; translated from the coding sequence ATGGATGAGATTTTAAGGCAATGGGAAAAGGAAAATCCCTCGCTCTCGCTTCGCGGGATGGAAGTTTTCGGCCGTTTGGGCCAAGCTGCCCTTTTGGCAAGTAGTGTTGTAGAAACTAATTTAGCAAGGTTTGGATTAAAACTAGGGGAATTCGATGTTTTAGCTTCACTCCGCAGGTCGGGTCCACCCTTTCGCTTAAATCCAACTCAGTTGTGGCAAGGAATGTTACTTTCATCGGGTGCAATGACAAATCGGCTGGATCGCTTAGAAGTAGCAGGTTACATTGAAAGATTAGCAGATCCAAATGACCGGCGGGCCACACTTGTTTCGCTGACAGAAAAAGGTTTAAAACTAGTTGAGGAAGCAGTTCTTTCGCACACCCAAAACGAAAATGCCTCCATACAAGATCTCACTGCTGAAGAAATAAATACATTGAATTCCCTATTAACAAAATTGAAACTGTCTATTGAAAAAAGCCAAAGAAGTAACGAAGATTAG
- a CDS encoding ABC transporter substrate-binding protein, with the protein MGRSCAFKRSCSIFFGCLLFLFHSPIFGIEKVTLHLKWFHQFQFAGYYAALEKGYYKDLGLDVEIIESTIGIKGIHDKVIRSTGQYGVGSNELIKERYAGKPVVVLAVIFQHSPSVLFFKKTSNIQSIHDLVGKKVMLTPHMDEIVAYLKKEGINLHDLQLLEHRFNPNDLIQGAVDAYSGYATTQTYDFKKAKFQYVAYSPRVAGIDFYGDNFFTSEDEVQKHPERVKAFREASLRGWQYAMGHQAEIVDLIYEKYSKRNTKERLLFEAEQMTPLIQPVLVEMGYMNPGRWKHINEVYSELGMLPRNINLKGFVYDPNPPANYDFIYYSFGILVFSFAVVWLVQWRRLNKQYSENLKKQVEVRTEELKHSNEYLQVLNQSLLNTLKELTEAQDRLLASEKLAVLGQLAAGMAHELNTPLGAIVSSNQSLSDFLKNKINNIMDTIVGFNKEDSSRFNKVLEESLRNQTFLEGKMERSIKKELALKYSSFEKMDLYGKHIQLVMETGAFRLGEGLNQILESENSLRILETVASISAAYRSNQIISVASEKATHVIKALKSYLVSDKDVLNGDTMVDLVFEIETILSLYHYNLNKVNIIKNYLTDKKCKGSRDKLNQVWINLLNNALQAMAYSGTLEIKIQALDPWIKVSIIDSGIGIPDSIKEKIFDPFFTTKPDGEGMGLGLDICKKIILQMGGKIELEDVPKGACFSVWLPTFDSSASNEV; encoded by the coding sequence ATGGGTAGGAGTTGTGCCTTTAAAAGATCTTGTAGCATCTTCTTCGGTTGCCTCCTGTTTTTATTCCATTCCCCTATTTTCGGGATCGAAAAAGTTACTCTTCATCTCAAATGGTTTCACCAATTTCAGTTCGCCGGTTATTATGCTGCCCTCGAAAAAGGATATTATAAAGATCTTGGCCTTGATGTTGAGATTATTGAAAGCACAATTGGAATCAAAGGAATTCATGATAAGGTAATCCGATCCACAGGCCAATACGGTGTTGGCAGTAATGAATTAATTAAGGAACGATACGCAGGGAAACCAGTGGTTGTTCTTGCTGTTATTTTTCAACATTCACCTTCTGTTCTTTTTTTCAAAAAAACATCAAATATACAAAGTATTCATGATCTAGTAGGGAAGAAGGTCATGTTAACTCCGCACATGGATGAAATTGTTGCTTATCTAAAGAAAGAAGGAATTAACCTACACGATTTACAGTTGTTAGAACACCGATTCAATCCGAATGACCTGATCCAAGGTGCGGTAGACGCCTATTCTGGTTATGCGACCACACAAACTTATGATTTCAAAAAAGCAAAGTTCCAGTATGTTGCTTATTCTCCGAGAGTTGCCGGCATAGATTTTTATGGTGATAACTTTTTCACCAGTGAAGACGAGGTTCAAAAACATCCAGAAAGAGTAAAGGCGTTTAGAGAAGCAAGTCTTCGTGGTTGGCAATATGCAATGGGCCATCAAGCAGAAATAGTAGATTTGATTTACGAGAAATATTCAAAGCGAAATACAAAAGAAAGATTACTCTTTGAAGCAGAACAGATGACTCCTTTAATTCAACCGGTCCTTGTTGAGATGGGATACATGAATCCGGGTCGCTGGAAACATATCAACGAAGTGTATTCTGAATTAGGGATGCTTCCCAGAAACATTAATTTAAAAGGGTTTGTATACGATCCAAATCCACCAGCTAACTATGATTTTATTTATTATTCATTTGGAATTCTTGTTTTTTCTTTTGCGGTTGTTTGGTTGGTTCAATGGAGGCGATTGAATAAACAATATTCCGAGAATCTAAAGAAACAAGTTGAGGTCAGAACTGAAGAACTCAAACATTCAAACGAATATTTACAAGTTCTAAATCAAAGTTTATTGAATACATTAAAAGAACTTACGGAGGCCCAAGATAGGCTTTTGGCCTCTGAAAAATTGGCAGTTCTTGGTCAATTGGCTGCCGGCATGGCTCATGAACTAAATACTCCATTGGGTGCAATTGTATCGTCCAACCAATCGCTTTCTGATTTTCTAAAAAATAAAATAAACAATATTATGGATACAATTGTTGGATTCAATAAAGAGGATTCTTCGCGATTCAATAAAGTTTTGGAGGAGAGCTTAAGGAATCAAACTTTTCTTGAGGGAAAAATGGAAAGGTCCATCAAGAAGGAACTTGCTTTGAAGTATTCATCTTTTGAAAAGATGGATTTATATGGAAAACATATACAGTTGGTGATGGAAACGGGCGCGTTCCGATTAGGTGAAGGACTGAATCAGATCCTGGAAAGTGAAAATTCACTTCGAATTTTAGAAACTGTTGCCAGTATATCCGCTGCGTATCGATCCAATCAAATTATCTCTGTTGCATCAGAGAAAGCGACCCATGTAATTAAAGCTTTAAAGAGTTATCTTGTTTCGGATAAGGATGTTTTGAACGGGGATACTATGGTCGATCTCGTATTTGAAATAGAAACTATCCTCTCACTTTACCATTATAACCTAAACAAAGTTAATATAATTAAAAATTATTTAACGGATAAAAAGTGTAAAGGAAGCAGGGATAAACTTAATCAAGTTTGGATTAACTTATTAAACAACGCACTTCAGGCAATGGCTTATAGTGGGACACTCGAAATTAAAATTCAAGCCTTGGATCCATGGATCAAAGTTTCAATCATAGATTCAGGCATTGGTATTCCAGATTCGATTAAAGAAAAAATTTTTGATCCATTTTTTACAACAAAACCTGATGGCGAAGGTATGGGTTTAGGACTTGATATTTGTAAAAAGATTATTTTGCAAATGGGTGGAAAGATTGAGTTAGAAGATGTTCCCAAGGGAGCTTGTTTCTCTGTTTGGTTACCAACTTTTGATTCTTCTGCTAGTAACGAAGTTTAG
- a CDS encoding PadR family transcriptional regulator: MKRESKTQYALLGILSQCEMNGYEIRKYIESTISFFWSESFGQIYPTLSKLEEEGLIREWEKTDVSGKKKKVYKITRPGLEAFRRWMDESPIQSNKRNELLFKVFFGRHMNPKLLTQQLEEEIRKQKDDLKSLKLFQKELDTDWDKHPDLEYWSLTLEYAEKQTKLNLDWIEKVKTKIKA; the protein is encoded by the coding sequence ATGAAACGAGAAAGTAAAACACAGTATGCATTATTGGGAATTCTTTCCCAATGTGAAATGAATGGATATGAAATCCGAAAATACATAGAATCTACCATTAGTTTTTTCTGGAGTGAAAGTTTTGGTCAGATATATCCAACTTTATCCAAGTTAGAGGAAGAAGGTTTGATTCGCGAATGGGAAAAAACGGATGTTAGTGGGAAAAAGAAAAAAGTTTATAAGATCACTCGCCCCGGATTAGAAGCGTTTCGGCGTTGGATGGATGAATCACCAATCCAATCAAACAAGAGAAACGAATTGTTGTTTAAGGTATTCTTTGGAAGACATATGAATCCGAAACTATTAACTCAACAGTTGGAAGAAGAGATTCGCAAACAAAAAGACGATTTAAAATCATTAAAACTTTTTCAGAAAGAACTGGATACTGATTGGGATAAACACCCAGATTTAGAATATTGGTCTTTGACACTCGAATATGCGGAAAAACAAACGAAACTGAATCTGGATTGGATTGAAAAAGTTAAGACAAAAATCAAAGCCTGA
- a CDS encoding alpha/beta fold hydrolase: MSFSNLELNEFEAQGQYLNFQGYSIFYRTIGEGENLFLLHGYPFNSFDWSLVISKLSKNRKIILLDFLGMGFSDKPKHHKYSFEEYAEIVNAVAKHLNILEADILAHDLAVSVVQEMFASPKKNVFIIRSVAFMNGGLFTDVYKPRLIQRLLSQTPNVIGKFLSKILSRKSVESSLSRVFGPNTQPDSNWLGIFWEVLNFKDGRSIAYLIGRLVFDKIHYQKRWIEAMSDTKIPFCYICGPADPNSGRQMANRFSESYPTKPVYFLSELIGHWPQIESPEEVCATYYQFNKDLEHSNETRK, from the coding sequence ATGAGTTTTTCCAATCTAGAGTTAAATGAATTTGAAGCCCAAGGTCAGTATTTGAATTTTCAAGGGTATTCCATTTTTTATCGTACAATCGGTGAAGGCGAAAATTTATTTCTCTTACATGGATATCCTTTTAATAGTTTCGATTGGAGTTTGGTCATTTCAAAATTATCTAAAAATAGGAAGATCATTCTTTTAGATTTTTTGGGAATGGGTTTTTCCGATAAACCTAAACATCATAAATATTCATTTGAAGAATATGCAGAAATAGTGAACGCAGTAGCAAAACATCTAAATATACTGGAGGCTGATATTTTAGCCCATGACTTAGCTGTGAGTGTAGTTCAGGAAATGTTCGCATCACCAAAGAAAAATGTATTTATCATTCGTTCCGTTGCTTTTATGAATGGAGGTTTGTTTACTGATGTTTATAAACCCAGACTAATCCAGCGGTTGTTATCGCAGACTCCCAATGTTATAGGAAAATTTTTAAGTAAAATTTTGAGTCGTAAGTCTGTAGAATCTTCTTTGTCCAGAGTGTTTGGACCAAACACACAACCAGATTCTAATTGGCTTGGAATTTTTTGGGAAGTTTTGAATTTTAAGGATGGCAGGTCCATTGCTTATTTGATTGGCCGATTGGTATTTGATAAGATCCATTATCAAAAACGTTGGATTGAGGCTATGTCAGATACCAAAATCCCATTCTGTTATATTTGTGGACCAGCGGATCCAAATTCAGGGAGACAAATGGCAAATCGTTTTTCAGAAAGTTACCCCACAAAGCCAGTGTATTTTTTGTCAGAACTTATTGGGCACTGGCCACAAATTGAGTCGCCAGAAGAAGTTTGCGCCACATACTACCAATTTAACAAAGATCTAGAACATTCCAATGAAACGAGAAAGTAA